One Caretta caretta isolate rCarCar2 chromosome 8, rCarCar1.hap1, whole genome shotgun sequence DNA window includes the following coding sequences:
- the LOC142072933 gene encoding pancreatic secretory trypsin inhibitor-like — MKAAGLFLLLGVGLYCCSGNAKPGGASDGGKEPDCGRYMLPGCPKILDPVCGTDNATYPNECELCAENLKRQTNVRIKKRGMC, encoded by the exons ATGAAGGCAGCtggcctcttcctgctcctcGGCGTGGGGCTTTACTGCTGCTCAG GCAATGCCAAACCGGGTGGTGCTTCTGACGGAGGGAAAGAG CCAGATTGTGGCAGATATATGCTTCCGGGCTGCCCCAAAATCCTCGACCCTGTATGTGGCACCGACAATGCGACGTACCCCAATGAGTGTGAGTTGTGTGCTGAGAACCT GAAAAGGCAAACTAATGTTCGCATAAAGAAGAGAGGAATGTGCTGA